In a single window of the Clarias gariepinus isolate MV-2021 ecotype Netherlands chromosome 16, CGAR_prim_01v2, whole genome shotgun sequence genome:
- the si:ch211-198m17.1 gene encoding mucin-5AC, producing the protein MAQVNRRIAASLQQLVLVLCFISATAAVDPIVFSTTETTTTTTYVTTTSEEHSSTTVTTAPPMTETDTSTKQLLEPTSTKSSTASTSETKTEMSSTATSESPVTPVTGSSLSTSKDSTTTEKTMGSGDTTEHKSTTTSIDLRSTPVDSGSTSVTPLSHPSTTEVTTDSSKMPTFTTDRTAAASETATQVTTTPAHRSASTEQSLITDTPRDMITTADSTSTSTTVAPVTTGNASADISFATKTLISTTTDFFNSTLTENSTTTPTHITPISNATTTPSNDTTTTPITTTPTNVTNSTTTPTPEITSMTIDATNTSTTVTTTPMPDITSTSLTTNDTTTPTAANNTFAPHDTTTLAPNGTTTLAPNDTTTLAPNDTTTLAPNDTTTIAPNDTTTIAPKDPTTLAPNDTTTIAPNVTTTFAPNDTSTLVPNDTTTTAPNDTTTLAPNDTTTLAQNDTTTLAPNDTTTLAQNDTTTIAPNVTTTFAPNDTTTLAPNDTTTIAPNVTTTFAPNDTTTLAPNVTTTFAPNETTTLAPNVTTTLAPNVSTTLAPNVTTTLAPNVSTTLAPNVSTTFAPNITTTLAPNVSTTFAPNVSTTLEPNATTTLAPNVSTTLAPNVSTTLEPNVTTTLAPNVSTTFAPNVSTTLEPNVTTTLAPNVTTTPSNNTTTSTTTTPPVTCPARPCPPSFVCINSTCQCPLGTYLSQDLCIDGKVFPGSLHLLNFNFTPSLSDPKSKEFHTTAAEIVKLLKNALSSEKGYVSSTVLSLREGSVVAEVNNVFSLLSPVTETSINSAIKSSIPNATYTSTNLCAQGPCDASSTTCKVTDGVVACSCNSGYISNSLSPKICTACPSGQTANENTCVPCPFGYSGFNCNDSSLLALVVVAVVLGAILLILILALIIYCALHRRKHVQYTNSPYSTDDFQAWPTHNITPIPRATIGNNANSEPYATVVPVPEKRKPSNGLMGSYDLMPLDDMRTFKGKNPSRYSYLVEGQENPYFSSDEQPTPP; encoded by the exons CTACCGCTGCCGTAGACCCTATTGTTTTTAGCACTACAGAAACAACCACCACGACCACTTATGTCACGACAACATCTGAAGAACATTCTTCTACCACAGTCACAACAGCTCCTCCTATGACAGAAACAGATACTTCAACAAAACAACTCCTTGAGCCGACTTCCACAAAAAGCAGCACGGCTTCCACCTCAGAAACAAAAACTGAGATGTCTAGCACAGCCACCTCAGAATCTCCTGTAACACCTGTAACAGGCTCATCTTTATCTACCTCCAAGGATTCCACCACTACAGAAAAAACCATGGGTTCTGGTGACACCACAGAGCATAAATCTACAACTACTTCTATTGACCTCCGATCTACTCCTGTTGACTCTGGCAGCACTTCTGTTACACCATTGTCCCATCCAAGCACCACTGAAG TGACCACCGATTCCAGCAAAATGCCAACTTTCACCACAGATCGTACCGCTGCCGCTTCGGAAACCGCAACACAAGTCACTACTACGCCAGCACATCGAAGTGCTTCAACAGAACAATCGTTGATCACTGACACACCACGTGACATGATCACCACTGCAGATTCCACATCTACTAGCACTACAGTTGCACCTGTAACAACAGGCAATGCCTCAGCTGACATTTCATTTGCAACAAAAACGCTGATCAGTACtacaacagatttttttaattcgACGCTGACGGAAAATAGCACTACTACACCAACACACATTACACCTATATCAAATGCCACCACTACACCCTCAAATGACACAACAACTACACCTATCACCACTACACCCACAAATGTCACAAACAGCACCACTACACCCACACCAGAAATCACCTCTATGACTATAGATGCCACCAATACATCCACAACCGTCACCACTACACCCATGCCAGATATCACCTCCACCTCTTTAACTACAAACGACACTACTACACCCACAGCTGCCAACAATACATTTGCACCACACGACACCACTACACTCGCACCAAACGGCACCACTACACTTGCACCAAACGACACCACTACACTCGCACCAAACGACACCACTACACTCGCACCAAACGACACCACTACAATCGCACCTAATGACACCACTACAATCGCACCAAAAGACCCCACTACACTTGCACCAAACGACACCACTACAATCGCACCAAACGTCACCACTACATTTGCACCAAACGACACCTCTACACTCGTACCAAACGACACCACTACAACCGCACCAAACGACACCACTACACTCGCACCAAACGACACCACCACACTCGCACAAAACGACACCACTACACTCGCACCAAACGACACCACTACACTCGCACAAAACGACACCACTACAATCGCACCAAACGTCACCACTACATTCGCACCAAACGACACCACTACACTCGCACCAAACGACACCACTACAATCGCACCAAACGTTACCACTACATTCGCACCAAACGACACCACTACACTTGCACCAAACGTCACCACTACATTCGCACCAAACGAAACCACTACACTTGCACCAAATGTCACCACTACACTCGCACCAAACGTCAGCACTACACTCGCACCAAATGTCACCACTACACTTGCACCAAATGTCAGCACTACACTCGCACCAAACGTCAGCACTACATTCGCACCAAACATCACCACCACACTCGCACCAAACGTCAGCACTACATTCGCACCAAATGTCAGCACTACACTCGAACCAAACGCCACCACCACACTCGCACCAAACGTTAGCACTACACTTGCACCAAACGTCAGCACTACACTCGAACCAAACGTCACCACCACACTCGCACCAAACGTCAGCACTACATTCGCACCAAATGTCAGCACTACACTCGAACCAAACGTCACCACCACACTCGCACCAAACGTCACCACTACACCCTCAAACAACACCACTACATCTACTACAACTACGCCACCAG TTACCTGTCCAGCCAGGCCGTGTCCACCTTCCTTTGTGTGTATAAACTCCACCTGTCAGTGTCCGCTGGGAACGTACCTCAGCCAAGACCTGTGTATTGACG GAAAAGTGTTTCCAGGATCGctgcatttattaaattttaattttactccCAGCTTGAGTGATCCTAAGTCTAAGGAATTTCACACGACGGCCGCTGAGATTGTTAAATTG CTAAAAAACGCTTTAAGTAGTGAAAAGGGCTACGTAAGTTCTACAGTTCTGAGTCTAAG AGAAGGCAGTGTGGTGGCTGAAGTGAACAATGTGTTTAGCCTATTGTCTCCCGTCACAGAGACGAGCATTAACAGTGCCATAAAGAGCAGCATTCCCAATGCCACTTATACCT CTACGAATCTTTGTGCCCAGGGGCCATGTGACGCCAGCAGCACAACTTGTAAAGTAACAGACGGGGTTGTGGCGTGTTCCTGCAACTCAGGCTATATATCAAATAGCCTTAGTCCAAAAATCTGTACAg cttgCCCCAGTGGTCAGACAGCAAATGAAAACACTTGTGTGCC GTGTCCGTTCGGTTATTCCGGCTTCAACTGTAATGACT CTTCGCTGTTGGCACTGGTGGTGGTCGCTGTGGTTTTAGGTGCGATTCTGCTCATCCTGATTTTGGCTCTGATCATCTACTGTGCGCTCCACAG GAGAAAGCACGTCCAGTATACCAACAGCCCGTACTCCACAGATGACTTCCAGGCTTGGCCGACCCACAACATCACTCCCATCCCTCGTGCAACTATTGGAAACAATGCTAACTCTGAGCCCTATGCTACGGTGGTGCCCGTGCCAGAGAAAAGAAAACCCAGCAACGGACTG